TGGCTGCAATTGGAATAGTTAATACACTTGTTATGTCCATTTATGAAAGATTTAGAGAAATAGGGATAATGAAAGCCATTGGAGCTTCCAATAAAGATATTAGTAAAATTTTCCTTTATGAAGCAGGTTCTATTGGTTTTATGGGTGGAGTTTTAGGTGTAATTACTGGATTTATTTTAGGTAAAGTACTCAATGCAGTGGCATCATATTTCATAAATATTGCTTCATCAGAGGGATATTCACCTTTTGCTGGAATGAATCTATTTGAAGTTCCATTATGGCTATTTTTTGGAACTATCTTGTTTGCCATTGTAATTGGAATTATTGCTGGAGTATATCCTGCAAGAAGAGCAGCAAGACTTGATCCTATTGATGCACTGAGACATGAGTAATTAATATAATAAGGATATTTAATATTTATAAATTTGCTAAAATAATTTATCGGTTAGATTTAATATAAATAGGGTAAAAAAATGTCTGAATTTAATAAACCGGGAAGATTATTATCAATTTCTATCATTAAAGATGAAGCCATTTATTAAAGATATAACTACCTCCATTATCTCAATAATTCTTATTGCAGCTATATTTAGCGGATGCACATATTTTAAGAAGCTACCTATTAAAAAGGTAGAGGATGAAACAGAAATGGCAAAAAAGAGAGAGTATATGGTTACCCAGCATCTTAAAGGGAGAGATATTGTTGATGAAAGAGTTTTAGAAGTGATGGGAAAGGTTCTCAGGCACAAATTTGTATTAGAGGGATATCTTGAAAAAGCATATGAAGACCACCCACTTCCAATAAGCTATGGACAAACCATATCACAACCATACATTGTAGCATTAATGACTCAACTTTTGGAACTAAAAGGTGGTGAGAAGGTGCTTGAGATAGGAACTGGCTCTGGATATCAAGCAGCAATATTAGCAGATCTTGTTGATGAAGTATATACAGTTGAGATAATTGAGGAGCTCTGCAGTAGTGCAAGAAATAGATTGTATGAGTTAGGTTATAATAATGTTCAGGTGCTTTGTGCAGATGGATATTTTGGATGGGAAGAGAATTCTCCATTTGATGGCATAATTGTTACATGTGCACCAGATCACGTACCCCACCCACTGATTGAACAACTAAAAGAGGGTGGAGTAATGATAATACCAGTTGGACCTCCAGGGGCATATCAAGTTCTATGGCAGATTAAGAAAGTAAATGGTAAATTAGAATTTAATAATATAATTGGAGTTGCTTTTGTCCCCCTAACAGGTGAGCAATAAAAATAAAAATATATTTTTATTCAGGTTTTTATATGGCAAAGATTAGGGAAAAAAGATCTAAGAAAATATTGATAATGGGAGTTGGAAATCTTCTTTTAGGAGATGAAGGTTTTGGTATACATTTCGTTAAGGAGCTTGAAAAGTTAGAACTTCCCCAGAGTGTTGATATATTGGACGGTGGAGTTCTGGGTCCAAACTTATTAGGATATATCGAAGATTTGGAAAAACTAATTGTAGTAGATGTTGTAAATGCTAATGCAAAACCAGGTACAATATTTAAAATTAAGCCCGAGCAGATTAAAGAGGCTTCACAGAAATATATTTCATCATTTCACCAGATAGGGATATTAGAAGTAGTAGAAATGGCAAAAATCTTAGGAAAGAAATTAAATACCATCATTTTCGCTATACAGCCAAAAACCATAGAAATGGGAATGCAATTATCAAAGGAATTAAAAGAAAAAATTCCGGAAATGATAAAGCTAATATTAGATGAGATTAAAAATTAGAATAGCAACTATAAAATATGGTAATATCTTAATTATAGATTGATATTGAACTTCTATTAAATCATCACAAACGCAATTTCTACTATGCAATGACACCGCTAAATCTCTGCACAAAAATACCTCTTTTTTCAAGCTCATTTAAATAGATATTTATTCCAATTGAATCACTGGGCATATGACCTGTTACAATTAGATTTCCCTTAATTTTTTCTTTTTTAAGCTTTTTATAATCTCCCTCACCAAGATGCATATAAAGTAGTGTGTTAATTCCTGCCTTAAAGTATGCCTTAGCAATTGCTGCACCACCACTTGTTCCCGCAGATATTGCAACAAAGAATTTACCAACAGGACTTTCTTCATCTCCTATTCTGAGTGCTGGCTTTGTTAGACCTTTTGAAATTTCATCTATTTCATTGAGAGATTTTATTAAATCAGAGACTTTAGCATTCTCATTTAATGAGAGAAATGAGTCAATGTAATCGTC
This DNA window, taken from Actinomycetota bacterium, encodes the following:
- a CDS encoding protein-L-isoaspartate(D-aspartate) O-methyltransferase, yielding MAKKREYMVTQHLKGRDIVDERVLEVMGKVLRHKFVLEGYLEKAYEDHPLPISYGQTISQPYIVALMTQLLELKGGEKVLEIGTGSGYQAAILADLVDEVYTVEIIEELCSSARNRLYELGYNNVQVLCADGYFGWEENSPFDGIIVTCAPDHVPHPLIEQLKEGGVMIIPVGPPGAYQVLWQIKKVNGKLEFNNIIGVAFVPLTGEQ
- a CDS encoding HyaD/HybD family hydrogenase maturation endopeptidase produces the protein MAKIREKRSKKILIMGVGNLLLGDEGFGIHFVKELEKLELPQSVDILDGGVLGPNLLGYIEDLEKLIVVDVVNANAKPGTIFKIKPEQIKEASQKYISSFHQIGILEVVEMAKILGKKLNTIIFAIQPKTIEMGMQLSKELKEKIPEMIKLILDEIKN